A region from the Sphingomonas flavescens genome encodes:
- a CDS encoding PEPxxWA-CTERM sorting domain-containing protein translates to MHTVQRLLRLIAVITAISVTASASAATLVVNSSGILTGATGVSINGHLYDVQFLEGTCTTLYSGCDANSDFDFFSNSADAAGAGQALLDQVLIDGPAGNFDTDLSKTYGCTVPGLTSGLCTFLIPTVAGAAGFPTTVLYTTNGASDLADNPSIVSSYPPTLDTTGTFAVYAKFTASTSSVPEPATWAMMLCGFGALGLTFRRSQKISLIRVV, encoded by the coding sequence ATGCACACAGTGCAGCGGCTATTACGACTCATCGCAGTCATTACGGCAATTTCCGTTACTGCATCTGCCTCGGCAGCAACGCTTGTGGTCAACAGTTCCGGGATTCTAACTGGAGCCACGGGCGTTAGCATCAATGGTCATCTGTATGATGTGCAATTTCTGGAGGGAACCTGCACTACCTTGTATTCAGGGTGCGACGCCAACTCAGACTTCGACTTTTTCAGCAACTCGGCCGACGCAGCGGGTGCCGGTCAGGCGTTGCTTGATCAGGTTCTTATTGATGGTCCAGCAGGCAACTTCGACACAGATTTGAGCAAAACCTACGGCTGTACTGTACCGGGGCTTACAAGCGGCCTCTGCACCTTTCTGATTCCGACCGTCGCGGGTGCTGCAGGCTTTCCGACTACCGTATTGTACACGACCAATGGTGCATCGGACTTGGCTGATAATCCGAGCATCGTGAGCAGCTATCCACCAACTTTAGACACGACGGGCACCTTCGCGGTCTACGCAAAATTCACCGCGTCCACTTCGTCTGTTCCCGAACCCGCCACTTGGGCAATGATGCTTTGTGGCTTCGGTGCTCTCGGCTTGACCTTCCGTCGCAGCCAGAAAATCTCTCTAATCCGCGTTGTATAA
- a CDS encoding amidohydrolase translates to MLRSLTLAIAALTSTTALAAPADLIIRDAHIVTVDPRFSIAHAAAIQGGRFIAVGTDAEVLKTRGPNTRVFDLHGQTVLPGFNDTHVHLAAGKDLETEVDLTHVHSIKDIQAAISARARQCKPGEPIVGTRGWWEYQLAEGRLPTRADIDAVAPNNPVTVPGPHYVIANSVALKLAGVNRDTPDPQGGQIYKGPHGEPTGLLMDNAGRFVRKFIPKPTDAQQLAGMKRVLALVNSHGLTSVGDPSGSAEDAAMYRRLRQQGLLTVRVDFAYNVDSAEPLDRVENELRALPKPGNDGDGMFRADEIGETGLDGAELTALLEHDYPGKPGYRGLQKVPTEQFRRFAALVAKYGYRLRPHAVGDAAINEGLDAFEFANAQTPIGKRRWMIDHAFLLGPQHYDRVKRLGLIINSQYMHNYQLGALILKAWQRPLADRSEPYAEWLRNGIMFAGGSDGPISYHAEPLLEIYGEVTRGTGWGGRLGPSQGISREDAIRSVTINGSYTTFEEKLKGSIEPGKYADFVVLSDDILKVPAEKIRDLKVRATVLGGRTVYGQLK, encoded by the coding sequence ATGTTGCGTTCACTTACGTTAGCCATTGCAGCACTGACTTCGACGACCGCCCTCGCTGCGCCGGCCGATCTCATCATCCGCGACGCGCACATAGTCACCGTCGACCCCCGTTTCTCGATCGCGCATGCGGCCGCAATCCAGGGTGGCCGTTTCATCGCCGTCGGCACCGATGCCGAGGTGCTGAAGACGCGGGGACCAAACACTCGCGTCTTCGATCTCCACGGCCAGACCGTGCTGCCCGGATTCAACGATACGCACGTCCATCTCGCCGCCGGCAAGGATCTCGAGACTGAGGTCGACCTCACCCACGTCCATTCGATCAAGGACATTCAGGCTGCGATCTCGGCCCGCGCCAGGCAGTGCAAGCCCGGTGAACCAATCGTGGGCACGCGCGGCTGGTGGGAATATCAGCTCGCCGAGGGCCGGCTCCCGACGCGCGCCGATATCGACGCCGTTGCACCAAACAATCCGGTCACCGTCCCCGGACCTCATTATGTGATCGCCAACAGCGTTGCCCTGAAGCTCGCTGGAGTGAACCGCGACACGCCTGATCCGCAGGGCGGGCAAATCTACAAGGGCCCCCATGGCGAGCCTACTGGTCTGTTGATGGACAATGCCGGCCGCTTCGTCCGCAAGTTCATCCCCAAGCCTACCGATGCGCAGCAGCTAGCCGGGATGAAGCGCGTGCTCGCGCTCGTGAACAGTCATGGTCTGACCAGTGTCGGGGATCCGAGCGGTAGCGCGGAAGATGCTGCAATGTATCGGCGTCTCAGGCAGCAGGGACTGCTCACCGTCCGGGTAGACTTCGCCTACAATGTTGACTCTGCCGAGCCTCTGGACAGGGTCGAGAACGAGCTACGCGCACTGCCGAAGCCCGGCAACGACGGCGACGGCATGTTCCGCGCCGACGAGATAGGCGAGACCGGCCTCGACGGCGCCGAACTCACGGCGCTCCTCGAGCATGACTATCCAGGCAAGCCGGGCTACCGCGGGTTGCAGAAAGTGCCGACCGAGCAATTCAGGCGATTCGCGGCGCTCGTCGCCAAATACGGCTACCGGCTTCGACCGCACGCAGTTGGCGATGCGGCAATCAATGAAGGCCTCGACGCGTTCGAGTTCGCAAACGCGCAAACGCCGATCGGCAAGCGGCGGTGGATGATCGATCACGCGTTCCTTCTCGGTCCGCAGCATTACGATCGCGTGAAGCGGCTCGGCCTGATCATCAACTCGCAATACATGCACAATTACCAGCTCGGGGCCCTGATCCTCAAAGCGTGGCAGCGCCCGCTCGCCGACCGCAGCGAACCCTACGCCGAGTGGCTCAGGAACGGGATCATGTTCGCCGGCGGCTCGGACGGCCCGATTTCCTACCATGCGGAGCCGTTGCTGGAAATTTATGGCGAGGTAACCCGCGGCACCGGCTGGGGCGGACGCCTCGGGCCGAGCCAGGGCATCAGCCGCGAGGACGCGATCCGCTCGGTGACCATCAACGGTTCGTACACGACCTTCGAGGAGAAACTGAAAGGCTCCATCGAGCCGGGGAAGTACGCCGATTTCGTCGTGCTTTCGGACGACATTCTGAAGGTCCCCGCCGAGAAAATTAGGGACTTGAAGGTGCGCGCGACGGTACTCGGCGGGCGCACCGTCTATGGGCAGCTCAAGTAA
- a CDS encoding TonB-dependent receptor domain-containing protein has product MNPVPFRAGYRLSAASVMLLSSALRAAQPGQPAEQIVVTGSRLPAGFKAPTPLTVLGSQAIEDRSPATMGEVLQQIPSFGPMDSPNTAGVNSRGGGQINPDLRGLGSTRTLVLINGRRHVPTAATGSVDVKVVPTLLVDRVEVVTGGASAAYGSDAVSGVVNIVLKKKLTGIRGTVQGGISERGDGEEHRLSLAAGTSFAGGHGRVMAGFDYVKIGGIGTQLTRSWGLRDVGLITNPAFPANGLPNFIISPNVHSAITTPGGLIVSGPLRGIAFGPFGTTYNYSFGQVFGSTMIGGHGVDQNENLLALLGTPIESVNALASAKFDLTPDVRLFTEFSGGFSDTGGASQEPRDRGNLVIRRDNAFLPAAVRDLMIANNLQTITIGRVSNDIGKIRLDRDDATYEAVAGLTGHFGAWTADASVQYGKNIYDLDFGPNNRKQLEYLNAVDAVVDQTTGQIVCRSRAPGCIAVNVFADGSLAVNPYVNGTAHFRLVTTQSVAAANLRGTPFSTWAGPVALAIGAEARRDHALGTSDPISQRVNANGSVGGWILGNQLPEVGTIKVFETYAEAQAPIARGLDLNGAVRRTHYSLSGTVYTWKAGATYEPLAGLRFRATRSRDIRAPNISELFENGGSSNTNVFDPVLGRSVQIREISAGNPNLEPEKADTLTAGASFQPSFVPRLTASIDYYDIKIKDAIATLGAPTLAQGCFAGNALYCQSITFNPDGSIAFITNTRLNLAQAATRGVDFELNYSQPQFLGGRLSAKLLATRVLRLTSTTPAGVQDRLGQVSNFNRTGGVPKWTADAFLDFDRGPAHIGLQARFVGPDVFSTILHEGSGANSINRNSVPAFLYLNPSASYRLALSRSRSVELFGSINNVLDKDPPMIPSGAAGGINESSTNGQFYDVVGRFFRFGARFTL; this is encoded by the coding sequence ATGAATCCTGTTCCGTTTCGCGCGGGTTACCGCCTGTCCGCCGCATCAGTCATGCTGCTGAGCTCGGCTCTTCGCGCAGCCCAGCCCGGGCAGCCCGCAGAGCAGATCGTGGTCACAGGCTCGCGACTCCCCGCGGGTTTTAAGGCGCCGACCCCTCTCACAGTGCTTGGCAGTCAGGCGATCGAAGATCGCTCTCCGGCGACAATGGGCGAAGTCCTTCAGCAAATCCCGAGCTTCGGCCCGATGGATTCGCCCAACACCGCCGGCGTCAACTCGCGCGGCGGCGGCCAGATCAATCCCGACCTTCGCGGCCTCGGCTCAACCCGGACGCTCGTTCTGATCAACGGGCGCCGCCACGTTCCGACCGCAGCTACCGGCTCCGTCGACGTGAAGGTGGTTCCGACCCTGCTCGTCGACCGGGTGGAGGTCGTGACCGGCGGAGCCTCGGCGGCTTATGGCTCCGATGCCGTGTCCGGCGTCGTAAATATCGTGCTCAAGAAAAAGCTCACTGGCATCCGCGGCACGGTGCAGGGCGGCATTTCGGAGCGCGGTGACGGCGAGGAGCATCGTCTCTCGCTCGCCGCAGGAACGAGCTTCGCAGGAGGGCACGGTCGCGTCATGGCCGGTTTCGATTATGTGAAGATCGGCGGCATCGGCACGCAGCTGACCCGCAGCTGGGGTTTGCGCGACGTGGGGCTGATCACCAACCCCGCCTTCCCCGCCAACGGACTCCCGAATTTCATCATCTCACCCAACGTCCATTCGGCGATCACGACGCCGGGCGGCCTGATCGTCAGCGGACCGCTTCGCGGGATCGCCTTCGGCCCCTTCGGAACTACCTACAATTACAGCTTCGGCCAGGTCTTCGGCTCCACGATGATCGGGGGCCATGGGGTCGACCAGAACGAGAACCTCCTCGCGCTTCTCGGTACTCCGATCGAGTCAGTGAATGCGCTGGCCAGCGCCAAGTTCGACCTTACTCCCGACGTCCGGCTATTCACGGAATTCTCCGGCGGCTTCTCGGATACGGGGGGAGCAAGCCAGGAGCCGCGCGACCGCGGCAACCTGGTGATCCGCCGCGACAACGCATTCCTGCCCGCCGCAGTGCGCGACCTGATGATCGCCAACAATCTCCAGACGATCACCATCGGACGCGTCAGCAATGACATTGGCAAGATCAGGCTCGATCGCGATGACGCCACCTATGAGGCGGTCGCGGGTCTGACCGGCCATTTCGGGGCCTGGACGGCCGACGCCTCGGTCCAATACGGTAAGAATATCTACGACCTCGATTTCGGGCCGAACAACCGAAAGCAGCTCGAGTATCTGAATGCGGTGGACGCGGTCGTCGATCAGACGACGGGGCAGATCGTCTGCCGCTCGCGCGCCCCCGGCTGCATCGCGGTCAACGTATTCGCGGACGGTTCGCTTGCCGTGAATCCCTACGTCAATGGCACGGCCCACTTCCGCCTCGTTACTACTCAATCCGTTGCCGCCGCCAACCTTCGTGGCACGCCCTTCTCGACCTGGGCCGGACCGGTCGCTCTGGCGATCGGTGCTGAAGCCCGCCGCGACCATGCGCTGGGCACCTCCGATCCCATCTCGCAGCGCGTCAACGCCAACGGCTCGGTCGGCGGCTGGATTCTCGGCAACCAGCTTCCGGAGGTCGGAACGATCAAGGTGTTCGAGACCTACGCCGAGGCACAAGCGCCGATCGCGAGGGGCCTCGACCTTAATGGTGCCGTCCGCAGGACCCATTATTCGCTGAGCGGAACCGTCTACACCTGGAAAGCTGGCGCTACGTACGAGCCGCTCGCGGGCCTGCGCTTCCGGGCGACGCGATCCCGGGACATTCGCGCGCCGAATATCAGCGAACTGTTCGAGAATGGCGGAAGCTCGAACACCAACGTGTTCGACCCGGTACTCGGCCGCTCGGTGCAGATCCGTGAGATCAGCGCGGGCAACCCAAACCTGGAGCCGGAGAAAGCGGACACGCTGACGGCGGGAGCAAGCTTCCAGCCCTCGTTCGTGCCGCGCCTCACCGCCTCGATCGATTACTACGATATCAAGATCAAGGACGCGATCGCGACGCTCGGCGCCCCGACGCTGGCGCAGGGCTGCTTCGCCGGCAACGCGCTCTACTGCCAGTCGATCACCTTTAATCCGGACGGAAGCATCGCCTTCATCACCAATACGAGGTTGAACCTCGCGCAAGCGGCGACGCGCGGCGTGGACTTTGAGCTGAACTATTCCCAACCCCAATTCCTGGGTGGCAGGCTCTCTGCAAAACTGCTCGCGACGCGTGTGCTTCGGCTGACCTCGACCACGCCTGCCGGAGTCCAGGACCGGCTCGGCCAGGTGAGCAACTTCAACCGCACTGGTGGCGTGCCCAAATGGACCGCTGACGCATTCCTCGATTTCGACCGCGGTCCGGCCCACATCGGCCTTCAGGCGCGATTCGTCGGCCCCGACGTGTTCAGCACCATTCTGCACGAGGGCAGCGGCGCCAATTCGATCAATCGCAACAGCGTGCCGGCCTTCCTCTACCTCAACCCGTCGGCGAGCTATCGCTTGGCGCTTTCCCGGAGCCGCTCAGTCGAGCTCTTCGGATCGATCAACAATGTCCTCGACAAGGATCCGCCGATGATCCCGTCCGGTGCCGCCGGTGGAATCAACGAGAGCAGCACCAACGGCCAGTTCTACGATGTCGTTGGTCGCTTCTTCCGCTTCGGCGCCCGCTTCACCCTCTAG
- a CDS encoding ChbG/HpnK family deacetylase produces the protein MCADDFAMSAGISRTIVELAQSGKLNAISCMAASRRWPADAALLKDLPGDVEIGLHLVLTDEAPCVDTPELVEGDQLPSAGRLGGMAFLRRLPIGAIGSEVNAQFERFEEVMGRPPDFVDGHQHVHFLPGIRRVVIEATSRRAPRAWLRTCEDKLWRILRRPFRVKSLVNALQAAGFARAARRAGLRCNDSFAGFYDFRSPFQLLLPRFFTARGQFHLVICHPGDTELADDPISVARLKEAEALRKWISF, from the coding sequence ATGTGCGCCGACGACTTCGCGATGTCGGCAGGTATCAGTCGAACAATTGTGGAGCTTGCCCAATCAGGTAAGCTGAATGCGATCAGTTGTATGGCAGCTTCACGCCGCTGGCCTGCCGATGCGGCATTGCTCAAGGATCTCCCGGGTGATGTTGAAATCGGGCTGCACCTTGTCCTGACTGATGAAGCGCCGTGCGTGGATACTCCCGAGCTTGTTGAAGGCGATCAACTTCCAAGCGCGGGCCGGCTGGGGGGTATGGCATTCCTCAGACGACTGCCGATCGGCGCCATCGGTAGCGAGGTCAATGCACAGTTCGAACGCTTCGAGGAAGTGATGGGCCGACCGCCGGATTTCGTTGACGGACATCAGCATGTGCATTTTCTACCCGGAATTCGCAGGGTCGTGATCGAGGCGACCTCTCGTCGGGCACCTCGCGCATGGTTGCGCACATGCGAGGACAAATTATGGCGAATCCTCCGCCGGCCGTTCCGCGTGAAGAGCTTAGTCAACGCTCTTCAGGCGGCCGGCTTTGCAAGGGCGGCGCGACGTGCCGGATTGCGATGCAATGATAGCTTCGCTGGCTTTTACGACTTCCGCTCACCGTTCCAATTGCTTCTCCCACGCTTCTTTACTGCGCGGGGTCAGTTTCACCTTGTGATCTGCCATCCCGGCGATACGGAGCTTGCTGATGATCCAATCAGCGTCGCGCGGCTGAAGGAAGCCGAAGCGCTGCGGAAATGGATCAGCTTCTAA
- a CDS encoding glycosyltransferase family 2 protein, whose translation MEREAAELHMHSRPALDFAMENFAALDPRKSLKRSWRQPQWTVIIPFFNEQEFIAEALRSVATQYERPELILVDNRSTDRSRAIAEAECERLGLAYVLLDERQPGKVHALRAGLAWVRTPFVATFDADTSYPPNYLESATRLLKHDKCVGAQAYYVRSHWRSTRRFLAAAHLICATWLLPNQCHNGGAGQVFITDVLRHSGGFDADRWNLILEDHEIVHRVSRFGHFRCSRDFWCCPSRRERDLPVLRWSLGERLAYHFTPARFQSKFFYDFLGPRLTARGLLGSAARNRRTS comes from the coding sequence ATGGAAAGGGAAGCAGCTGAACTGCACATGCACTCGCGACCCGCGTTAGACTTTGCGATGGAAAACTTCGCCGCGCTTGACCCACGAAAATCATTAAAGCGCTCGTGGCGGCAGCCCCAATGGACGGTGATCATCCCCTTCTTCAATGAGCAGGAGTTCATCGCTGAAGCGCTCCGCAGCGTCGCAACACAGTACGAGCGTCCTGAGCTGATTTTGGTCGACAACAGGTCGACTGATCGAAGTCGCGCAATTGCAGAGGCAGAATGCGAGCGGCTTGGGCTTGCCTATGTGCTCCTCGACGAGCGACAGCCGGGCAAGGTCCATGCGCTTCGAGCCGGCCTCGCCTGGGTTCGCACCCCTTTCGTCGCCACGTTCGACGCCGACACCAGCTATCCTCCAAACTATCTTGAAAGCGCCACCCGGCTGCTGAAACACGACAAGTGTGTCGGCGCACAGGCGTACTACGTTCGATCTCATTGGCGAAGCACAAGGCGGTTTTTAGCGGCCGCGCATCTCATTTGTGCAACATGGCTTCTTCCAAACCAATGCCACAATGGCGGCGCTGGCCAAGTTTTTATCACCGACGTCCTTCGCCACTCGGGCGGCTTCGATGCAGACCGGTGGAACTTAATTTTGGAAGACCACGAGATCGTTCATCGCGTCAGTCGGTTCGGCCATTTTAGATGCAGCCGCGACTTCTGGTGCTGCCCTTCGCGAAGGGAACGGGATTTGCCGGTGCTCCGGTGGAGTTTGGGCGAGCGCCTTGCTTACCACTTCACTCCCGCTCGATTTCAATCGAAATTCTTCTATGACTTCCTGGGTCCAAGACTGACGGCGCGAGGTTTACTTGGCTCGGCAGCACGCAACCGACGGACATCCTAG
- a CDS encoding DUF4337 domain-containing protein yields the protein MEVELNAEANDKRLNRLVALTVVVLSVAMGLGNIKDGNIVQAMAQAQANGLDRWSEYQATRTKLHIVETARTQLKAAQRSAVAASAIASFDNEAAKYRVESPKLSAEAKQYAHRYDALNFHDDQFDAAEASLATAISIAAVAALTESWLPLWAAWVFGGFGLFMTLCGFAGWGFHPDILSNLFG from the coding sequence GTGGAAGTTGAACTTAACGCAGAAGCCAACGACAAGCGGCTCAACCGCCTGGTGGCGCTGACCGTAGTTGTGCTCTCAGTCGCAATGGGGCTCGGTAATATAAAGGACGGCAATATCGTCCAAGCAATGGCCCAGGCGCAGGCAAACGGCCTTGATCGTTGGAGCGAATATCAGGCGACCCGAACGAAGCTTCATATCGTCGAGACCGCGCGGACCCAGTTGAAAGCAGCTCAGCGGAGCGCGGTTGCAGCCAGCGCCATCGCTTCGTTCGACAATGAAGCAGCCAAGTATCGTGTGGAAAGTCCCAAGCTCTCAGCTGAGGCTAAGCAATATGCCCACCGATACGACGCCCTTAACTTTCACGACGATCAGTTCGACGCTGCCGAAGCCTCTCTGGCCACTGCCATTTCGATCGCAGCCGTCGCTGCTCTGACTGAAAGTTGGCTACCGCTGTGGGCCGCGTGGGTCTTCGGCGGATTTGGTCTTTTCATGACACTGTGCGGGTTTGCCGGCTGGGGCTTTCATCCCGATATTCTAAGCAACCTGTTCGGCTAA
- a CDS encoding HD-GYP domain-containing protein, with translation MSLAELVGAFSYALDITEGQPPGHCVRSCWIGSHIGRALDLPAPELHDLYYMLLLKDLGCSSNAARICELYQADDRAFKQGYKTVGTSLAATLHFVFAKTARSSSFTQRAAAVGNILRNGKQIADEMILSRCTRGADVARKLRFSEAVCQGIYRLDEHWDGSGRPDGLRGETIPRFSRIALLAQIADVFHSHAGRDAAIAEIKRRSGSWLDPSLVQAFEQVAANDSLWAGLTSPFLDARLVALAPPEEAVEVDDDYLDAIAAAFGEVIDAKSPYTAGHSSRVALFAASIGRELGVPASRGRWLHRAALLHDIGKLGVSNTILDKPGKLEEAEWQVMRMHAAHTQEILGRVGVLADLAPVAAAHHERLDGCGYPLGLVDAQITRETRIITISDFYDALTADRPYRAAMPVTEALAIIQSEVGTAIDPACFQALQAVTDRF, from the coding sequence ATGTCACTCGCTGAATTGGTCGGTGCGTTCAGCTACGCGCTCGACATCACCGAGGGCCAGCCGCCGGGACATTGCGTGCGCTCGTGCTGGATTGGATCTCATATCGGAAGGGCTTTAGACCTTCCCGCACCCGAACTGCACGACCTGTATTACATGCTGTTGCTCAAGGATCTCGGCTGCAGCAGCAATGCGGCGCGCATTTGCGAACTTTACCAGGCCGACGACCGGGCGTTCAAACAAGGTTATAAAACCGTTGGGACGAGCCTGGCGGCGACGCTTCATTTCGTCTTCGCGAAGACTGCGCGATCAAGCAGCTTCACCCAACGTGCCGCAGCGGTCGGGAATATTCTGCGAAACGGTAAGCAGATCGCCGACGAGATGATCCTGTCGCGCTGCACGCGCGGAGCGGACGTTGCGCGCAAACTCAGGTTCTCGGAAGCCGTTTGCCAAGGCATTTACAGGCTCGACGAGCATTGGGATGGATCGGGGCGACCCGACGGCCTTCGCGGTGAGACTATCCCGCGGTTCTCCCGCATAGCCCTGCTGGCACAGATCGCGGACGTATTTCATTCGCATGCGGGACGGGACGCCGCGATCGCGGAAATAAAACGCAGATCCGGAAGCTGGCTGGATCCCTCATTGGTTCAAGCGTTCGAGCAAGTTGCCGCCAACGACAGTCTGTGGGCGGGTCTGACGTCACCTTTCCTCGATGCTCGGCTCGTAGCGCTAGCGCCGCCCGAAGAAGCGGTCGAGGTTGATGACGATTATCTTGACGCGATCGCTGCTGCCTTCGGCGAAGTTATCGATGCCAAGAGCCCGTACACGGCTGGCCATTCCTCGCGCGTCGCACTTTTCGCAGCTTCCATCGGAAGGGAACTGGGCGTTCCAGCTAGCCGCGGCCGCTGGCTTCATCGCGCAGCACTACTTCACGACATCGGCAAACTCGGTGTGTCCAACACGATCCTGGACAAGCCGGGAAAGCTCGAGGAGGCCGAATGGCAGGTGATGCGCATGCATGCCGCGCATACACAAGAAATCCTTGGCCGCGTTGGGGTCCTAGCAGATCTTGCTCCTGTCGCAGCCGCTCACCATGAGCGTCTTGACGGATGCGGTTACCCACTGGGCCTAGTCGACGCTCAGATCACGCGGGAGACACGCATCATCACGATCAGTGACTTCTACGATGCGTTGACCGCCGACCGGCCCTATCGAGCGGCGATGCCGGTGACCGAGGCGCTAGCCATCATCCAATCCGAGGTTGGAACCGCGATTGACCCTGCATGCTTCCAAGCTCTGCAAGCGGTAACGGATCGGTTCTAG
- a CDS encoding diguanylate cyclase → MTRSIRVSFFYFAFAAAALTTTRYDGGVAFFWLATAYLIAELSVVRRRQWPLLLTAGFVTTAITTGLFGFGWPAAIPMATANTLEAFVAAYYIRKHAPETALTTLSWLGRFTLFAAIIPPVFSACIASGVAFWLGKDPSSAGLHFFLGHALSNLTFAPIFTLLLQGEITKSVRQMAGKVLEAICLMGLSVATTILCFSQNQLPLLFLPILPIIVVTFRLGRGGTVLAVLFLSVFGGAMTMLGIGPTQLVTGTQGMRVQFLQFYLAMTVLTAWPVSADLSNRSRLHRKLRNSEARYRLLAEHSSDILMQLNVDGFIRYVSPSVQQLGGYEPEALVGTSAGELVAPQYRELIRGLHKATMRDPNTTHCFEYEAVVAAGEKRWFETHARAILDERGEVDGTLSIIRDVSARKATEQALSIAASVDPLTGLPNRRAFQQAVQQRVGDRRKPNVQDCIAVLDIDHFKHVNDTYGHDAGDLVLQSFASIARCSLRETELVARMGGEEFAILFTDTTIEQARTICERLRAELAESITVIDGSAIRVTVSGGVARVGPEGFEHALKVADMALYRAKNSGRDQLAIAA, encoded by the coding sequence GTGACGCGCAGCATTCGCGTGTCTTTCTTCTACTTCGCATTCGCCGCAGCTGCACTAACGACCACCCGGTACGACGGCGGCGTGGCTTTCTTCTGGCTGGCGACAGCCTACCTTATTGCGGAACTGAGTGTAGTGCGGCGACGCCAATGGCCGCTTCTTCTAACGGCGGGCTTCGTAACAACAGCTATAACCACCGGCCTGTTCGGCTTCGGCTGGCCAGCAGCCATCCCAATGGCCACCGCTAATACCCTCGAAGCGTTTGTTGCGGCTTATTACATCCGCAAACATGCGCCTGAGACGGCTTTAACGACCTTAAGCTGGTTAGGGAGATTTACGCTTTTTGCCGCGATCATTCCTCCGGTTTTCAGCGCGTGCATCGCGTCTGGCGTCGCCTTTTGGCTAGGAAAAGATCCTAGTAGCGCCGGCCTACATTTTTTCCTCGGCCACGCGCTCAGTAATCTGACTTTCGCGCCAATTTTCACCCTGCTGCTGCAGGGCGAGATCACCAAGAGTGTCAGACAGATGGCTGGCAAGGTGTTGGAAGCAATTTGTTTAATGGGTCTCAGCGTCGCGACAACCATCCTTTGCTTCTCCCAAAATCAGCTCCCGCTGTTGTTCCTCCCAATATTGCCCATCATCGTCGTAACATTCCGGCTGGGACGCGGCGGCACTGTCCTGGCCGTGCTATTCCTGTCGGTGTTTGGCGGCGCAATGACCATGCTGGGCATTGGCCCAACTCAGCTCGTCACTGGCACTCAGGGGATGCGCGTCCAGTTCTTGCAATTCTACCTTGCCATGACGGTTCTTACAGCTTGGCCCGTAAGCGCAGACCTGTCGAACCGTTCTCGTCTTCACCGGAAACTGCGCAACAGTGAAGCTCGATACCGGCTACTGGCAGAGCATTCTTCTGACATCCTGATGCAACTCAATGTCGACGGGTTCATACGTTACGTTTCACCCTCGGTGCAGCAACTGGGAGGTTATGAGCCTGAGGCATTAGTCGGAACTTCAGCGGGCGAACTCGTGGCGCCGCAGTATCGCGAGTTGATCCGCGGGTTGCACAAAGCCACCATGCGAGACCCGAACACGACGCACTGTTTTGAATATGAGGCCGTGGTCGCTGCTGGCGAAAAGCGCTGGTTCGAAACTCACGCGCGGGCCATCCTCGATGAGCGTGGCGAAGTCGACGGCACGCTAAGCATTATTCGCGACGTGTCCGCACGAAAGGCTACAGAACAGGCGCTGAGCATAGCCGCGTCAGTGGATCCGCTGACCGGCCTCCCGAACCGCCGCGCGTTTCAGCAAGCTGTTCAGCAACGCGTTGGCGATCGTCGCAAGCCCAACGTTCAAGATTGCATCGCTGTCCTCGACATCGACCACTTCAAGCACGTTAACGACACATACGGGCACGACGCCGGTGACCTGGTGCTTCAGAGCTTCGCTTCGATCGCACGCTGCTCGCTCCGCGAGACGGAACTTGTGGCCCGCATGGGCGGGGAAGAATTTGCCATCTTGTTTACCGACACCACCATTGAGCAGGCCCGGACGATCTGCGAACGCCTCCGCGCCGAACTTGCGGAGTCCATTACGGTGATCGACGGCAGCGCAATCCGTGTGACCGTCAGCGGTGGCGTAGCCCGGGTGGGGCCAGAGGGTTTCGAACACGCTTTAAAAGTCGCTGATATGGCGCTTTATCGAGCCAAGAATAGCGGACGTGATCAGCTCGCAATTGCCGCCTAG